From Heteronotia binoei isolate CCM8104 ecotype False Entrance Well chromosome 17, APGP_CSIRO_Hbin_v1, whole genome shotgun sequence, one genomic window encodes:
- the LOC132585785 gene encoding B-cell receptor CD22-like: MELEMKNLVWLLFLPGFLCNENPLKINPDSLVTWKGSCVLIPCQISTYKGAVLVDISLLWYFQPFYDANLSDYSGCLLYNSSSTSRSYGTRSQSASARRFEFVGNLEKKNCSLKISQVRTEDSGIYGARLSASYSIPVQHNKWFLTATVNVPESPPTPKIDINPKDVQEGWTTVTCSVPYHCPEEPLRLTISGLEESRLSTQRTTVIGYGSRLPSKSRTAINNGMIQTVVGFQVTGKDHGKSLVCSLKRQNGTEISQRTMKLDVKCEFCPFYDISQTEYSGDLLYNSSSTPRNYQTRSQTASASRFEFVGNLEEKTCSLMISRVRTEDSGIYGARLFASHSRPVQRNKWFLNATVNVAESPPVPKIDTSPKILQEVWTTVTCSVPYHCPEEPLRLIISGLENSRFSSKPPTITNGVIQTVMRFQVTWKDHGKSLICSLKRDRKEISQNTMQLDVKYAPKDVHVRASPGTIIREGETLSLECMINSSNPEVSEYLWYQDDQPMYEQPKLKKIEFVTKGERHSGAYRCVAKNSVGSQKSEELSIDVQCELIHCDGAVDGTLNVGIINIIAGVSLQACDAIVFHSRSFR; the protein is encoded by the exons GTTTCCTTTGCAATGAAAACCCATTGAAGATAAACCCTGATTCCCTGGTTACCTGGAAAGGATCCTGTGTGTTGATTCCCTGCCAGATTAGTACCTATAAGGGAGCTGTTCTCGTTGACATCTCCCTGCTTTGGTATTTTCAGCCTTTTTACGATGCAAACCTGTCAGACTACTCTGGTTGCTTACTGTACAACAGCTCTTCAACATCAAGAAGCTACGGAACCCGATCGCAATCTGCTTCTGCAAGACGGTTTGAATTTGTAGGGAATTTAGAGAAGAAAAACTGCAGTTTGAAGATCTCTCAAGTCCGGACGGAGGACAGTGGCATCTACGGGGCAAGACTTTCTGCCTCATATTCCATACCAGTTCAGCACAATAAGTGGTTTCTCACTGCTACAGTTAATGTTCCTG AGTCACCTCCAACTCCTAAGATAGACATCAACCCTAAAGATGTCCAAGAAGGGTGGACCACAGTGACCTGCTCTGTACCGTATCATTGCCCTGAAGAACCTCTAAGACTGACTATCAGCGGGTTAGAAGAATCTCGTTTGTCTACGCAAAGAACCACTGTCATTGGGTATGGCTCAAGACTTCCATCAAAATCAAGAACCGCTATAAATAATGGAATGATCCAAACAGTCGTGGGTTTTCAAGTGACTGGGAAGGACCATGGGAAGTCTCTCGTCTGCTCCCTGAAAAGACAGAATGGGACAGAAATATCCCAGAGGACCATGAAACTGGATGTGAAATGTGAGTTCTGT CCTTTTTATGATATAAGCCAGACAGAGTACTCTGGTGACTTACTATACAACAGCTCTTCAACACCAAGAAACTACCAGACCCGATCACAGACTGCTTCTGCAAGTCGGTTTGAGTTTGTAGGGAATTTAGAGGAAAAAACCTGCAGTTTGATGATCTCTCGAGTCCGGACAGAGGACAGTGGTATCTACGGGGCAAGACTTTTTGCCTCACATTCCAGACCAGTTCAGCGCAATAAGTGGTTTCTCAATGCTACAGTTAATGTTGCTG AGTCACCTCCAGTTCCTAAGATAGACACCAGTCCGAAAATTCTCCAAGAAGTCTGGACCACAGTTACCTGCTCTGTACCGTACCATTGCCCTGAAGAACCTCTAAGACTGATTATCAGTGGGTTAGAAAACTCTCGTTTTTCTTCAAAACCCCCCACTATAACTAATGGAGTGATCCAAACCGTCATGCGTTTTCAAGTGACCTGGAAGGACCATGGGAAGTCTCTGATCTGCTCTCTGAAAAGAGATCGGAAAGAAATATCCCAGAATACCATGCAGCTGGATGTGAAAT ATGCTCCTAAAGATGTTCATGTGAGAGCTTCTCCTGGAACGATCATTCGAGAGGGAGAGACGCTGTCTCTGGAGTGTATGATTAATAGCAGTAACCCAGAGGTTTCTGAGTACCTTTGGTATCAGGATGATCAACCGATGTATGAACAGCCAAAACTCAAAAAAATTGAATTTGTAACCAAAGGAGAACGGCATTCTGGTGCTTATAGATGTGTGGCTAAGAACAGTGTTGGGTCCCAGAAGTCAGAAGAACTCAGCATAGATGTCCAGTGTGAGTTGATTCATTGCGATGGTGCAGTTGATGGAACATTGAATGTGGGAATAATCAACATAATAGCAGGAGTCTCTCTTCAAGCTTGTGATGCCATCGTCTTCCATTCTCGTTCTTTCAGATAA